Proteins from a genomic interval of Oncorhynchus clarkii lewisi isolate Uvic-CL-2024 chromosome 13, UVic_Ocla_1.0, whole genome shotgun sequence:
- the LOC139424535 gene encoding NACHT, LRR and PYD domains-containing protein 12-like → MFCPGGKKRLTEQRKVAASHVGKLRSKLKAILKKKYQSPPGGETEHTFYIHCDLHYQAGKSSEENQHEYILSEPGYRRRHQGTCSFLNSDEPIRTALTKGVAGIGKTSHVRMMILNWAEGKGDQEVQLIFPLPFRELNLLKERLSLVELLYEFFPELKEPGIYKLDNCRVGFFLDGLDEFRRPLDFKNSPIVTDLTEPSSVPALLTNLINGNLLPSVAHIWITSRPAAVHRIPLQYIDRVSEIEGFTDSQKEEFFRRAINDENQATAVITYLKNSKALYNLCQIPFICSISASILEKQTYVPDKTCEPVALTPLFNDLLILLQMGNHNVKIVDELGELAFKQLVKGNTVFYEEDLRECNIDVQVAAVYAKVSIPIFREDIGLHQKKIYYFGHTTIQEFFAAMRFLQSFGSQDENRAVNRKTQIERTLWFFGDATQLKSAVDMTLRSKTGHMDLFLRFLLGIAQNFNQMFSEAGFTPSTALPEMLVYIKKKVLENPTSPRTFNLLNCLRELKDYSLDNDSVQFLQTGTPPDAKYPPAHWSDLATLFLASLSGSIDMLGLDVENRGDEELLRMLPVIKASHTATLSYHNLTEKSCEWLASALTSKVSNLKTLDLSFNTLKDSGVQLLAAGLAKQHCRLERLKLSGCRVKQNGFAALAKALKSNPSHLRELDLSGNEPEESGVFHLVDGLKVVKCELQILKLSNCKLGLELSRALAVLLIDNPRHLRELDVSMNDLGDRGVKMLMDILKSTQIYKLVLYCCQLTEKCCENMIRCLANIPSLRELNLSNNNLKDEGVKMLCKAFGVPVCQLEKLNLASCGFTSGGCRCLVGGCSFSPTFLKELDISRNHLGSGVVAFFLFLKTVRFSLETLRLSDCKMTELCCPELVEALRSSLTVLKELDLSGNELGDSGVNALCMGLTSTTCKLERLFLRCCGITVKGCSSLAVALKSSCSKITELGLMGNDTGEEGLRILSGIRDDPHYKLQTLEIND, encoded by the exons ATGTTTTGCCctggggggaaaaaacgattgacTGAACAAAG GAAAGTTGCTGCCTCCCATGTGGGAAAACTCCGCAGTAAGTTAAAAGCCATCCTGAAGAAAAAGTACCAAAGTCCACCAGGGGGAGAAACTGAGCATACATTTTATATTCATTGTGATCTCCACTATCAAGCTGGTAAAAGTAGTGAAGAGAACCAACATGAGTATATTCTATCTGAGCCAGGTTACAGGAGAAGACATCAAGGAACATGTTCATTCCTAAACTCAGATGAGCCTATCAGAACAGCTCTGACAAAGGGCGTCGCTGGTATTGGCAAAACTAGTCATGTGCGAATGATGATTCTTAACTGGGCAGAGGGAAAAGGAGACCAGGAAGTCCAACTCATATTTCCCCTTCCTTTCCGGGAGCTGAATTTGCTGAAGGAGAGACTGAGTCTGGTAGAACTTCTTTATGAGTTTTTCCCAGAATTGAAAGAACCTGGAATTTACAAATTGGACAACTGCAGAGTTGGGTTCTTTCTTGATGGGCTGGATGAATTTCGACGTCCTCTCGACTTCAAGAACAGCCCGATAGTGACCGATCTCACAGAGCCCTCCTCCGTGCCAGCACTGCTGACAAACCTAATTAACGGTAATCTCCTTCCCTCCGTCGCTCACATATGGATTACATCCAGACCTGCGGCAGTCCATCGCATCCCTCTTCAGTACATTGACAGAGTGTCAGAAATTGAAGGCTTCACCGACTCCCAGAAAGAGGAGTTCTTCAGGAGAGCAATCAATGACGAGAACCAGGCCACAGCAGTTATCACCTACTTGAAGAACTCGAAGGCCCTCTACAACTTGTGCCAGATACCTTTTATCTGTTCAATCTCAGCGTCAATCCTCGAGAAACAGACATATGTACCCGACAAAACATGCGAACCTGTCGCACTAACTCCATTATTTAACGACCTACTCATCCTGTTACAAATGGGGAACCACAATGTAAAGATAGTTGACGAATTGGGGGAACTAGCCTTTAAGCAGTTGGTGAAAGGCAACACGGTTTTCTACGAGGAAGACCTACGAGAGTGCAACATTGATGTCCAAGTGGCAGCTGTGTACGCAAAAGTAAGCATACCCATCTTCAGGGAGGATATTGGGCTGCACCAAAAGAAGATCTACTACTTTGGGCATACCACCATTCAGGAGTTCTTTGCCGCAATGCGGTTTCTTCAATCTTTTGGCAGCCAAGACGAAAACCGGGCTGTCAACCGGAAAACCCAGATCGAGAGAACTCTCTGGTTTTTTGGAGATGCCACCCAACTCAAGAGCGCGGTGGACATGACTTTGCGGAGCAAGACCGGACACATGGACCTCTTCCTTCGCTTCCTCCTCGGCATTGCTCAGAACTTTAACCAGATGTTCTCCGAGGCTGGCTTCACACCGTCTACTGCCCTTCCGGAAATGTTAGTGTACATCAAGAAGAAGGTCTTGGAGAATCCCACTTCGCCGAGGACCTTCAACCTGCTGAACTGCCTGAGGGAACTGAAAGACTACTCTCTAGACAACGATAGTGTGCAGTTTCTCCAGACGGGAACCCCCCCAGATGCCAAATATCCACCTGCACATTGGTCCGACCTGGCCACTCTCTTTTTGGCATCGCTGTCTGGGTCGATAGACATGCTTGGGTTGGATGTAGAGAACAGAGGAGACGAGGAACTTCTGAGGATGCTGCCAGTGATCAAAGCTTCCCACACCGCCAC GCTGTCGTATCACAACCTGACTGAGAAATCCTGTGAATGGCTGGCCTCGGCGCTCACCTCAAAGGTGTCCAATCTGAAAACTCTGGACCTGAGTTTCAACACGCTGAAGGACTCAGGAGTGCAGCTGTTGGCGGCCGGCTTGGCCAAGCAACACTGCCGACTGGAGAGACTGAAACTGTCCGGCTGCAGGGTGAAACAGAATGGCTTTGCAGCTCTGGCCAAAGCTCTCAAATCCAACCCCTCGCACCTGCGAGAGCTGGATCTGAGCGGCAACGAACCGGAAGAATCGGGGGTGTTTCATCTCGTTGACGGACTAAAGGTTGTTAAGTGTGAACTGCAGATCCTGAA GCTCTCAAACTGCAAGCTGGGCCTGGAGCTTAGTCGCGCTCTGGCGGTGTTGCTGATAGACAACCCCAGACACCTGCGAGAGCTGGACGTCAGCATGAATGACCTGGGAGACCGGGGGGTGAAGATGCTCATGGACATACTGAAGTCAACCCAGATATACAAACTGGT GTTGTACTGTTGTCAGCTCACTGAGAAATGCTGTGAGAACATGATTAGGTGTCTGGCCAACATCCCCAGTCTGAGGGAGCTCAACCTGAGCAACAATAACCTGAAGGACGAGGGGGTCAAGATGCTCTGCAAAGCCTTCGGCGTGCCTGTCTGTCaactggagaaactcaa TCTGGCGAGCTGTGGCTTCACGTCTGGAGGCTGTCGATGTCTGGTTGGAGGGTGCAGTTTCAGCCCCACCTTCCTCAAAGAGCTGGATATCAGCAGGAACCACCTGGGATCAGGTGTTGTCGCGTTTTTCCTGTTCCTCAAAACTGTACGCTTTTCACTGGAGACCCTACG ACTGAGTGACTGTAAGATGACAGAGCTATGCTGTCCAGAGCTGGTCGAAGCTCTCCGCTCCAGTCTCACCGTCCTGAAAGAGCTGGATCTATCTGGAAACGAACTGGGAGACAGCGGTGTAAATGCACTCTGCATGGGACTGACCTCAACAACCTGTAAACTGGAGAGACTGTT TCTGAGATGCTGTGGGATCACAGTAAAGGGCTGCTCCTCCCTAGCCGTAGCCCTGAAGTCCAGCTGCTCCAAAATCACAGAGCTGGGCCTGATGGGAAACGACACGGGAGAAGAAGGACTGAGAATTCTCTCCGGCATCAGGGATGACCCACACTACAAACTACAGACTCTAGA AATAAACGATTGA